A region from the Falco rusticolus isolate bFalRus1 chromosome 4, bFalRus1.pri, whole genome shotgun sequence genome encodes:
- the GOLGA4 gene encoding golgin subfamily A member 4 isoform X4, giving the protein MVIAETKRQMHETLEMKEEEIAQLRARIKQITTKGEELKEQKEKSERAAFEELERALSIAQKTEEARKKLQAEMDEKIKAVEKASEEERVNLQRELTRVKQEVVEIMKKSSEERVAELEKFHKEEMATKDQELNERLQAQEKAFQEKMKAALEKNQSECLKTLQEQEQQESLALEELELQKKAIQLECDKKVQKMHQEVETFRTRILELESSLAKYSQDDRKQSEELSTLMESEKKQHNKEINDMVEKHKKELENMKQQQEKLWTEKLQILKQQQVTEIEKMREKQEREIDTILKEKETAFCAHIEEMNEKTLEKLDVKQTELEALSSELSEALKIRHDLEQELSELNSKMCETKQELEGRLEEERKGHNKEVEELLKEHEMSVQSIEKVLGEELNKLKQSLEEKDRYLGELKAHEQKLKESAERSEAELLQVSAKLDELSESHRSTSNEQAKIYEEELAKLQQKLAGLEGEKLQLSERLERAESQLNEVRNELEAYISQVCDLKQHLQEQSNENTQKVTSLTQQYECQLKDLQREADETKRSLTEKENEIEDMKKLQNKQMEELKQKLLAAEERITALQGEYESKLKRQENKMEKIKQKSKDMQETFKKKLAEQEAKLKKELENTQLEFSQKESEFNAKMLEMAHASSAGINDAVSKLESNQKEQLESLAEAHRRELEEITQSWETKLSQQVEELQEKHEMELQEKEQEVGDLKQKLATVSAEKEGSQTEITRLKEEQVKREESLKELQEQLRQSVAKVNALSGKESDMKTQLKKLESDLDQSLKEQSGLQEQLSKQKAVEEKDKAKISELADTLKTLEEKLQIVQSSQHKDHENYEKKIEAIQLKETEFKRQAGELAAQLDAYWKNAEALLQTKSNELIEKCCEKIGVVTRRIADCEHRTAKVKEAVLIKASKILELEAQLREVTEHHSVARTSLQKSMQQLQEKDNLITSMRADIEGLVTEKEQLQKEGGHQQQAASEKETCITQLRKELSENINAVTSMREELQEKESEISALNKTINDLSVRLESTVSLTEKEAAMALLSKQHQEVQLQLLNQVQELSSRVETLSQEKASALEQADHCTAELSEWKMKAQTRFTQNHDTIKELQSKLELSNTEANKKDEELNKLKEQLAKQSENLDSLKSELEQKQSRREKQESELTAKLKNQAARIAELEEHVAQKTSENDSLMEELKRYNEQKDTQQKEVAWQLQQAEKVAFEKDNRFKEAEEKVLYLEKQIDSLKAEFEAKEREFHHTKSALLKSKEEELKELEERLNAESSTKLADLKKKAEQKIGSIKKQLISQAEEKEQQFKQEKENQLKDLEQKVQEREAKIESLEEKMKSTRDPTELEKEMLQKVESVKAAVEQEKNTMLEGVRQTYEEKMHVLQKGLTGKDELLQKYEKELQESNDFHLELQNKQGELLKKLECIEQSHREEQSRTESLRKELEEQTKKYSLLADEHARCGGDLASSKEELKAKEQKQFDMENIIGDLQKKLQEKEAVSQSLEQKIKELENNLAKENEVHKIEMDDKSLRYEEKLKSLQQQLDERNDSLKACEENAEEKAKSGLELQQLLGDMQNQQKDLQTKLEETEREKQKLRKEVNNLQKDLRALRKEHQQELDIVKKESLEEMEQKIRCEQEDIELKHNSTLKQLMREFNTQLAQKERELETAVKEAISKAQEVETELIENHHVETTQLHKKIAEKDDDLKRTVKKYEEILEAREEEMTAKVHELQAQLENLQKEYKQRLAEEEHWNSEKVTITDLQAQLAQKTTLVNDSKLKEQEFKEQIHVLEDRLKNYEKNMYVTSVGTPYRDGNLHHTDVSLFGEPTEFEYLRKVLFEYMMGRETKTMAKVITTVLKFPADQTQKILEREDARPLAVDVHRVLIYTVNQVVQ; this is encoded by the exons ATGGTAATTGCAGAGACAAAGCGACAAATGCATGAAACATTGGAaatgaaggaggaggagataGCCCAACTGCGTGCTCGGATCAAACAAATAACTACAAAAGGCGAGgaattaaaagaacagaaagaaaaatctgaaagagcTG cttttgaagAGCTTGAGAGGGCTCTGAGTATTGCACAAAAGACAGAGGAAGCCCGGAAAAAATTACAGGcagaaatggatgaaaaaatcaaagcagtagAAAAGGCAAGTGAGGAAGAGAGGGTAAATCTTCAGCGGGAGTTAACCAGAGTGAAACAAGAGGTGGTTGAGATTATGAAG AAGTCTTCAGAGGAGCGTGTTGCTGAACTAGAAAAATTCCATAAAGAGGAAATGGCTACCAAAGATCAAGAGCTAAATGAGCGATTACAGGCCCAAGAAAAGGCGTTCCAGGAGAAGATGAAGGCAGCTCTC gaaaaaaatcagagtgaGTGTTTAAAAACCCTTCAAGAACAAGAGCAGCAAGAATCCCTAGCCTTAGAAGAATTagagctgcagaagaaagcaatacAGTTAGAGTGTGACAAGAAAGTTCAGAAGATGCATCAAGAAGTAGAGACTTTTAGAACT AGGATTCTTGAACTGGAAAGCTCTCTTGCAAAGTATTCACAAGATGACAGAAAGCAGTCGGAGGAATTAAGTACTCTGATGgagtctgaaaaaaagcagcacaataaGGAAATTAATGATATGGttgaaaaacacaagaaagaatTGGAGAacatgaaacagcagcaggaaaagctttGGACAGAAAAACTTCAAATCTTAAAGCAGCAACAAgtaactgaaatagaaaaaatgagagagaaacaAGAGCGAGAGATAGATacaattttgaaagagaaagaaacagctttctgtgcACACATAGAAGAGATGAATGAAAAAACGTTAGAAAAACTAGATgtgaaacaaacagaattaGAAGCGCTATCTTCTGAGCTAtcagaagcactgaaaatacGTCATGATTTAGAACAAGAGCTCTCAGAATTGAACAGCAAAATGtgtgaaacaaagcaagaaTTGGAAGGGAGGttggaagaggagaggaaagggcaCAACAAAGAGGTTGAAGAGTTGTTAAAAGAGCACGAAATGTCTGTTCAAAGCATTGAGAAGGTACTCGGAGAGGAGCTCAACAAACTCAAGCAATCGTTGGAGGAGAAAGACAGATATCTGGGGGAACTAAAAGCACATGAACAGAAACTAAAGGAATCTGCAGAAAGATCTGAAGCTGAACTTCTTCAAGTGTCTGCAAAGCTAGATGAGCTTTCAGAGTCTCATCGGAGTACATCTAATGAGCAGGCAAAGATTTATGAAGAGGAATtagcaaagctgcagcaaaagcTGGCAGGTCTTGAAGGTGAAAAACTGCAGCTTAGTGAACGCCTAGAAAGAGCTGAATCCCAGCTGAATGAAGTCAGGAATGAGTTGGAGGCATACATCTCTCAGGTATGTGACCTGAAACAGCATTTGCAAGagcaaagcaatgaaaatacacaaaaagtAACCTCTCTGACACAACAATATGAATGTCAACTGAAGGATCTACAAAGAGAGGCTGATGAGACAAAGAGAAGTCtaactgagaaggaaaatgaaattgaagACATGAAGAAGTTACAGAACAAGCAAATGGAAGAGCTTAAACAGAAACTTTTAGCTGCAGAGGAGAGAATTACTGCTTTGCAAGGAGAATATGAAAGTAAACTAAAACGTCAGGAgaacaaaatggagaaaattaaacagaaatcaaaagatATGCAGGAAactttcaaaaagaaacttGCTGAGCAGGAAGCTAAACTAAAAAAAGAGCTTGAGAACACGCAGTTGGAATTTAGTCAGAAAGAGAGTGAATTCAATGCTAAAATGTTGGAAATGGCacatgccagctctgctggaatCAATGATGCTGTATCAAAACTGGAATCTAATCAGAAAGAGCAGCTAGAGAGTCTTGCCGAGGCTCATAGGAGGGAGTTGGAAGAAATTACCCAGAGTTGGGAAACCAAACTCAGTCAGCAGGTTGAAGAGCTCCAGGAAAAACATGAGATGGAACTGCAAGAGAAAGAGCAGGAGGTTGGAGACCTGAAACAGAAACTTGCCACTGTTAGCGCTGAGAAGGAGGGCTCCCAAACAGAAATTACCCGTCTGAAGGAAGAACAGGTGAAAAGGGAGGAGTCCCTGAAGGAATTGCAAGAACAACTAAGGCAGTCAGTGGCCAAGGTGAATGCTTTGTCAGGCAAGGAGAGTGACATGAAAACACAGTTGAAAAAATTGGAAAGTGATCTTGATCAGTCCCTGAAAGAGCAGTCAGGACTTCAGGAACAGCTCAGCAAGCAGAAAGCAGttgaagaaaaggacaaagcCAAAATTTCCGAGCTGGCTGATACACTGAAAACACTTGAAGAGAAACTCCAAATCGTGCAGTCATCTCAGCACAAAGATCATgaaaattatgagaaaaaaatagaggcAATTCAGCTAAAAGAAACTGAGTTtaaaaggcaggcaggagaacTTGCAGCCCAGTTAGATGCTTATTGGAAGAATGCTGAAGCTTTAttgcaaacaaaaagcaatgaattaattgaaaaatgctgtgaaaaaatTGGTGTAGTAACAAGAAGAATCGCAGATTGCGAGCACCGAACTGCGAAAGTTAAAGAAGCAGTGTTAATTAAAGCAAGTAAGATTCTTGAACTAGAAGCTCAACTTCGAGAAGTTACAGAGCATCATTCTGTTGCAAGGACTTCTTTGCAAAAGTCAATGCAACAGTTGCAAGAGAAGGACAATTTGATTACGTCCATGAGAGCTGACATTGAAGGCCTtgtaacagaaaaggaacaatTGCAAAAAGAGGGAGGGCATCAGCAGCAAGCAGCATCCGAAAAAGAAACTTGCATAACACAGCTGAGGAAAGAGTTATCGGAAAATATCAATGCTGTCACCTCAATGAGGGAGGAACTCCAGGAAAAAGAATCTGAGATCTCTGCTCTCAACAAAACAATCAATGACCTTAGTGTTAGACTTGAAAGTACAGTAAGTTtaacagagaaggaagcagccATGGCTCTGTTAAGCAAGCAACATCAAGAGGTTCAGTTGCAGTTGTTAAACCAGGTACAGGAGTTATCGTCCAGAGTTGAGACACTGAGTCAAGAAAAAGCGTCAGCTCTTGAGCAAGCAGATCATTGCACAGCCGAGCTGTCAGAGTGGAAGATGAAAGCACAAACCAGATTTACACAAAATCATGATACTATTAAAGAATTGCAGAGCAAACTTGAATTAAGCAATACTGAAGCCaataaaaaagatgaagagCTAAATAAACTGAAGGAGCAGCTGGCTAAACAAAGCGAGAATCTTGATAGTTTAAAAAGTGAATtggaacaaaagcaaagcaggagggaaaagcaAGAGAGTGAGCTAACAGCAAAGTTAAAAAACCAAGCAGCAAGAATTGCTGAACTAGAAGAACATGTTGCtcagaaaacttcagaaaatgattCTTTGATGGAGGAACTTAAAAGGTATAATGAACAAAAAGacacacagcagaaagaggTAGCTTGGCAACTCCAGCAGGCAGAGAAGGTGGCTTTTGAAAAGGATAATAGATTTAAGGAGGCTGAAGAAAAAGTGCTTTATCTTGAGAAGCAAATAGATTCACTGAAAGCTGAATTTGAAGCAAAAGAGAGGGAATTTCATCACACGAAGTCAGCGCTActtaaaagcaaagaggagGAACTGAAAGAATTAGAAGAGAGACTGAATGCAGAGAGCAGTACTAAGCTGGCAGATCTGAAAAAGAAGGCAGAGCAAAAAATCGGTTCTATTAAAAAGCAATTGATATCTCAGGCggaagaaaaggaacagcaatttaagcaagagaaagaaaatcagttaaAAGACTTAGAACAAAAAGTGCAGGAGAGAGAGGCCAAAATTGAgtccttggaagaaaaaatgaagtcaaCAAGAGATCCCACAgaactggagaaagaaatgctgcaaaaagtAGAGAGTGTAAAAGCTGCTgtagaacaagaaaaaaatactatgctTGAGGGTGTCCGACAGACATACGAAGAGAAAATGCACGTGTTACAGAAGGGCTTAACTGGAAAAGATGAATTGTTGCAGAAGTATGAAAAGGAACTACAAGAGAGTAATGACTTTCATTTagaactgcaaaacaaacaggGAGAACTCCTTAAAAAACTTGAATGCATTGAGCAGAGCCATcgggaggagcagagcaggactgAAAGCCTCAGGAAAGAACTTGAGgagcaaaccaaaaaatactCATTGTTAGCAGATGAGCATGCACGTTGCGGTGGTGATTTAGCAAGCAGTAAGGAAGAATTAAAAgctaaagaacaaaaacaatttGATATGGAGAATATAATTGGAGACTTGCAGAAAAAATTGCAGGAAAAGGAGGCAGTCAGTCAGTCTTTAGAACAGAAGATAAAAGAGTTGGAGAATAATCTAGCGAAGGAGAATGAAGTGCATAAGATTGAGATGGATGATAAGAGTTTGAGATAcgaagaaaaactaaaaagttTACAGCAACAACTGGATGAAAGAAATGACAGTCTGAAAGCTTGTGAGGAAAACGCTGAAGAAAAGGCTAAATCTGGTTTGGAGCTGCAGCAGTTACTAGGTGATATGCAGAACCAGCAGAAGGACTTGCAAACTAAACTGGAAGAGACTGAAAGGGAGAAACAGAAACTACGCAAAGAAGTGAATAATCTTCAAAAAGACTTACGTGCTCTGCGAAAAGAACATCAGCAAGAGCTTGACATAGTAAAGAAGGAGTCCTTAGAAGAAATGGAGCAGAAAATCAG atgtGAACAAGAAGACATTGAGTTAAAGCACAACTCCACCTTAAAGCAATTAATGAGAGAGTTCAATACTCAGCTGGctcaaaaagaaagagaactggAAACAGCAGTAAAAGAAGCTATCA gtAAAGCTCAGGAGGTAGAGACTGAATTGATAGAAAATCACCATGTAGAGACAACACAGCTGcacaaaaaaattgctgaaaaagACGATGATCTGAAAAGAACtgtgaaaaaatatgaagaaatccTTGAG GCTCGTGAAGAGGAGATGACAGCAAAAGTTCATGAGTTACAAGCACAGCTAGAAAACTTGCAAAAGGAATACAAGCAAAGGCTGGCAGAAGAGGAGCATTGGAACAGTGAAAAA GTCACAATAACAGATCTTCAG GCACAGCTTGCACAGAAGACAACCCTGGTCAATGACTCAAAACTGAAAGAGCAGGAGTTCAAAGAGCAG ATTCATGTCCTGGAAGACCGTCTGAAAAATTATGAGAAGAATATGTATGTCACATCAGTTGGAACACCATATAGAG ATGGAAACCTTCACCATACCGACGTTTCCCTCTTTGGGGAGCCTACTGAGTTTGAATACTTGAGGAAAGTGCTATTTGAATATATGATGGGTCGTGAAACTAAG aCAATGGCCAAGGTTATAACAACAGTGCTGAAATTCCCAGCAGATCAGACTCAGAAGATACTAGAACGAGAAGATGCTCGACCGTTG GCAGTAGATGTCCACAGAGTTCTCATCTATACTGTTAACCAAGTAGTCCAAtaa